Part of the Triticum aestivum cultivar Chinese Spring chromosome 4D, IWGSC CS RefSeq v2.1, whole genome shotgun sequence genome is shown below.
CATCCATCTTGCTACATATCTGCCATGATCATCAAGCCATCTCATGCTCATTGGGGATCCAATATTCCACTACAATTTCAAGTTATTGGCGCAGTCTGCCAAAAAAAAAACAGGAAAACAACTGTTGGCCCCAGATTCCAAGACGCCTAGGCAGCTATGAATCTGATCTCATGTTGAGGTTGAACAAGGGGCCATGACAGTGAAACATGCAGTATCTTGCGCACCGCATTTCGTCAACCCATGCCTCACAGTGTAGGTAATCTTCGTCTTAAAATTGAAATCTTCAGGGACCACAACTAATGATTTGAATGATCATTTCTCGTGAATGATGGTTTGGTTTGACCTGCCTTTTGTATGGGACATCTGAATGTCGTAATGTAGGCTAGTGAAAAAAGTACCCCTGCTTATGAAACAACGTTGTTGCTTTGACATGGGTTTATACAATTCATATCTTCTGCGATCTTGTAAAACAGCCTCCTTATACTAGAACTAACAAGTGATTTTCAGCACTTAAAAAAAGATTGGATGGGTGTCTAGCAAATATCGAATGGCGTGCTGTTCATTCAAATACTGCTCTCTGTAATAGTAGAGAAGATTTTTGTGGATTTCCACTTACACACGCTATGGGGCATTGCGCAGGTTCAAGCCACATATGCGCAGATGGATGAAAACTATGATGGAAACACTCGTCAGCGGGAACTTGCTCTACCAAGAACGTGTATGCCTTGGTGATATGGGTGTATGAAAGAAGTTGAATAATATATGCAGAGACATCAGCAGTAACATCCTCTTAGATATTGATGATGCTGTTCGGAAATCAAGAGAATACACTAACATGGCGTGTCTATAACACTACCGGAAATGGCGTGTCTTTTCTAGCTGCAAGCGCAGGCAAGCTGTTGCATGTGCCCAATGCTATTCGATCGAAGGCTGGCAAGAAGAGGGTTTGTCCAGTTAGGCGTGCGAAGGGCTTTTATTTGAAGATTGATGCTTTTAATCCCTATGATAAGTCTAAGTATAGTTCAGAGACATTATGTAAGGTCCAGATCATTCTGGCTGGTTCTGAATTTACATTCAGACCCTGCAGCTGTATTTAGTTTGTCTTAAAAACAGGCAGAGCGCGTATTTACTTTTGTTGTGGGAAAAGAAGTGTTGTCACTGTAAATACAAAATTTACATACGAAATGACATGAGGCAGAAGATTACTAAACATGCTGGGTGGAAAGGGACAAGCATATGTTGTGCCTGATGTTCCCAGTACGCTAGTTTATCAGTTTATTGCTGAATAAGTGAATATATCACAAGCAGACCAGAATACTGCTACGCGGCACAAACAAACAGGGATCCCTGCACACATCATTGACTAATCTAGACTGTTATGAATGATAGGATCGTGTCAAATGACATGAGGCAGATGATTACCAAATCGCAGCGTCTTTATTTTAAGGCCAACATTGCAGATGATTACCACATGTGCAAACCTAGCTGCTAGTAGGGACAAGATTGCATATAAAATGCAGTTAACATGAGACAGATTACTAACAATTCAGAAGATTGCTAGACATGCTGGGTGAAAAGGGACATCATGCATGCATCCCCTCATGCATTCTCACAGATAATTAACCAGTATGTTCATCAGTCTCCTGATTATGGATCATCACAACCAGAACTGAGTACTGCtacaccatgcaaaaaaaaaaaaaaaactgggaGTATAATgctaggattggaacaacaaatgacaTCACAGAACATGATTAAAAACATGCCCAGAATTGGATCCAGCTTTGACATGTATACTGCAATTCGATTGCATTGCTTGTCATAGTGATTTTCGTACATGCATTCATCACCAAAGGCCATTCACAAGATTCTCGTACCAAATTCTCCAAACAGCACACTAGCGCGCACAGCTCATGTGAAACAGAGTAAAAACTAATGCTAGCACTCACTAGAGAAGCACCAAACAGGGGCCTCATTTGCTCAAACCATGACAGTAGTACTCATGGACCTGGATGTCCCTCTTATTGGCTCTAACAAGGCAGCCCTTCTTCCTGCAACTTCGCATCTCAACTCCCTTGTGAAACTTGTTGTTATGGCGATCAATCTGAAAAGAAAATCGATGGCATTTAGTCCCAAAATTTATTTCACCACACAATTTGAAGTTTcagagaacattttttgaaaaggaAATTTCAGAGAACATAGCTACCTCGTCTGGAATGTTGCCTAGGCACTGCTTCTTGCGCTTGTTGTGATTTTGAGACCAGTAACTAATGTGAACATCCTTCTCATCCTACAAAACATGTTTACTTAGCGGTGATTAAATCTTCCATCGGTAGAAACTAAAACATGGCAAGTGACACTAAGGAAAGATACACATTCTTCACCAAAACAGCTATCTGATAAATCCCCATCTTCAAATGACCAAAGGTTTTCAGGTAGGCTTAGCGGTGGCTGTAGTCTTGATAACAAGGAGCAACCTGACTAGATATAGAGATCGGGGTGGTGATTTATCCTTAGATCGGTCACTTCATCAAGATCGAACACTAACTAAAATTCCATACAAAAAATCAACACCCTCTGCATCATCCATAAGCAGAGCAGTGGGCATTTTTCAGGCAATTCTTCAGTAGAAACTAAAACATGGCAAGGGATTGGGGTTTTAAATTGTAATGTAACAGAATTGTGATCAACTATTCTACTTCTACCATTATTGTGACAGCAAACATCAGTTTTTTTTCAGAGATCTAAACCTGCCTAAACGCTGATGATCGGTCAAAACACGCTGATGAACAGAAAGTAACGCTGATGATCCTCATTTTGCCAATTCAGACAGGAGCAGAAAGGAACAGGAAAACTGAACTCATAGCAAAAGGAACGAGCAAGCGCATGATCGATCGTACCTCATGCTCATCCTTGTTCCtgtccgcctccttcctcctctgggcCTCCTCCCGCCTCCTTTGCctgtcctcctcctccatcctggcctcctccttcctccgctCGGCGTCCTCCCGCTGCCGTCTCTTGGCCTCCTCCAGGTCAGCCTTTTTCTTGTCCTCGGCAAGCTTCTGCCTGGCCTTCTCCTTGGCTGCCTTCTGCTCTTCTTCCCTGATCCTGGCCTcctccttggccgcctcctcctcttctttcctcttcatggcctcctcctcctgcctcttcttcttgtcctccgccttggcctccttcttggtcttcttggcCTTCGCCTTGGCCTCCTTTCTGGCCGCTTTCTTGGCCTTCTGCCTTGCTCGTTTCCTGGCGGCAATCTCCGTCTTCTTCAGGCGATCCTCATCATCTTGGCCGCCTGTCTCGTTCTTGTTCTTGGCATCATTGCGCTCCTCCTCGTCTTGGCCCGCCGGTAAGCGGCATGCGCGCCAAAGTAGCACCATGAGAGAGCGGAGAGATAAGCCCAATGAAGAGGCCACCGAGCGCAAGATCCTGATCCAGCTCCCTGTCGGCGGCGGTGGGCGTGGCTCCGGCACCGGCGGTGGTGGCCGCTGGCCAACTTGATTCATCGCAGAGGATGCGGGCTTGCGGAGGGAGCACGATGTGGTTTAGGGTGGAGGGGGAGGAGGGTGCGGTGCGGTGGCTGGCTGGCTTCCGGTGGGGGCAGTCGCAGTGCGGCGCGGTGGCGTTGGGAGTTGGGACggaggtgggaggaggaagaaggtttCGAGCGACGAGTACGCGGGGAGGGCGGGGACGAACTGAATTTAACGGCCACCTCCTCGTCTCTctggccttttttttcttctctctctggTTGGGCACGCACGAGGAGGCCTTTTTTCTCCTGGGCCGGGCTAATTGAGCCCAACCATTTTCTTCTCTTTTATCTTCTTTTTTTAGTTCCTGTCCGGTTGCCTctccgagctccggcggccggcgaCCGTGGGTGCTCCCAAACCCCCGCGTGCCAATAGGGCAACCGACCGGCACATTTCGGTTCGAACCGAACCGACCGAGCCGTAACCCCTAAGTGGCTTGAGGTCTGCTCACTGGCTCACCGCATCGCATCCTCGCTCCTCGGCGCTCAACCACCAGCACCGGCGGCGGCGAGTAACCTCAAGGGCGCGGCGCTGGCTCTTCTCCGTCTCCTCGCTGCCAcggacgtccacgacctcctccccctcatacccacccacccacccctcccAACTCCAATGGCAGCatgcccgccacctgctcgacgAAACGAAACGGCCGACCAACTGACCGGCATCCATGCCCAATCTACTCAATGGTACGTGTCTCAGATCCCATCTTTCCATTCTTCAGTTTGATGACCAATCCAAGACTCATTCAAGGTCCATGGATGAGATGCTATCCAGTGAATGTAAGATTTCTGCCTATGAGAGTACTGGTCCTGAGGGACTCCCTAGCTGTCGATCAACAATTGAATTGGACTAGTTGAACTTGCTAGCTGCTTGTTACAATTTAGTTGTACTTCTTTTGCGGATGCTTGTTGGCAGACTAGTTATGCAGATGCTTGTTCTACATATTAGTTGTACTTATTCTGCAGATGCTTGTTACAATTTTGAAACCTGTTACTCTTTACTGCACCAGATCGCCGCCAGCCCCTACCCCGGCCCCAAGGTCGCCGGCAGCGTCAATCCCGACGCC
Proteins encoded:
- the LOC123096465 gene encoding vicilin-like seed storage protein At2g18540; the encoded protein is MNQVGQRPPPPVPEPRPPPPTGSWIRILRSVASSLGLSLRSLMVLLWRACRLPAGQDEEERNDAKNKNETGGQDDEDRLKKTEIAARKRARQKAKKAARKEAKAKAKKTKKEAKAEDKKKRQEEEAMKRKEEEEAAKEEARIREEEQKAAKEKARQKLAEDKKKADLEEAKRRQREDAERRKEEARMEEEDRQRRREEAQRRKEADRNKDEHEDEKDVHISYWSQNHNKRKKQCLGNIPDEIDRHNNKFHKGVEMRSCRKKGCLVRANKRDIQVHEYYCHGLSK